A genome region from Salvia splendens isolate huo1 chromosome 19, SspV2, whole genome shotgun sequence includes the following:
- the LOC121780360 gene encoding uncharacterized protein LOC121780360: MLGAGVQFNRSRNGDDRFSTAAKARRSQNFTRRVQSQSDFSSKQSRRDELPTAESSSVCNLERFLESIAPSVQAQYLSKMTMPRDWRICSVEFQPYFSLSDLWVAFKESSAYGAGVPLLLNDMDSVIQYYVPYLSGIQLYGDLSMSTTKLRRLGEESDGESFRDSCSDGSSDSGLDRVDSGGKSPREGFSSDDGESGSSENSLLFEYLARDQPYCREPLADKISDLARDFPELTTLRSCDLLPSSWLSVAWYPIYRIPTGPTLKDLDACFLTFHSLHTPMTGNEAVHPLVVTPPSESDGVSQISLPAFGLASYKYKVSLWTPNAGNQPELANSLMQAADDWLNSLRVHHPDFSFFCRR; the protein is encoded by the exons ATGTTGGGGGCAGGAGTGCAGTTTAATAGGAGTAGAAACGGCGACGATCGGTTTTCCACCGCCGCCAAGGCTCGCCGGAGCCAAAATTTCACGAGGAGAGTTCAGAGTCAGAGCGATTTCAGCTCTAAGCAGAGCCGGCGCGATGAGTTGCCGACGGCTGAATCGTCGTCTGTTTGTAATCTGGAGAGGTTTTTGGAATCAATCGCTCCTTCGGTCCAGGCACAGTATTTGTCtaag ATGACAATGCCCAGGGACTGGAGAATATGTAGTGTTGAGTTTCAGCCATACTTTTCGCTTAGTGATTTATGGGTGGCATTCAAGGAATCGAGTGCTTATGGTGCGGGAGTACCTTTGCTACTAAATGACATGGATAGCGTGATTCAGTATTACGTTCCATATTTATCAGGCATTCAATTGTATGGCGACCTTTCAATGAGTACGACAAAGTTGAG GCGACTTGGTGAAGAAAGTGATGGAGAATCTTTTAGGGATTCTTGTAGTGACGGGAGCAGTGACAGTGGACTAGACAGAGTTGATTCAGGTGGCAAGTCTCCCAGAGAAGGCTTTTCAAGTGATGATGGCGAATCTGGAAGCTCAGAGAACAGCTTGTTGTTTGAGTATCTTGCACGGGATCAACCATATTGTAGAGAACCTTTGGCAGACAAG ATATCTGATCTAGCTCGTGACTTCCCTGAACTTACCACTTTGAGAAGTTGCGATCTGCTTCCTTCCAGTTGGCTTTCTGTGGCCTG GTACCCAATTTACAGAATACCAACTGGGCCAACTCTCAAAGATTTGGATGCTTGCTTTCTAACTTTCCATTCTCTTCATACCCCCATGACAG GAAATGAGGCTGTGCATCCTCTAGTCGTCACTCCTCCATCCGAGAGCGATGGTGTTTCACAGATTTCGCTGCCGGCTTTTGGCCTTGCCTCATACAAATATAAGGTTTCACTATGGACTCCGAATGCAGGAAATCAGCCCGAATTGGCAAATTCTCTCATGCAAGCTGCTGATGATTGGCTGAACTCTCTCCGTGTCCACCACCCAGATTTCTCCTTCTTCTGCCGTAGGTAA